The Streptomyces pratensis genomic interval CCCCGAGGGCGGCTTCCCGGCCGCGCAGGGCGGCTACTACTGCGGCGTGGGCTCCGACGAGATCTTCGGCCGCGACATCGTCGAGAAGCACCTGGACAACTGCCTCAAGGCGGGCCTCGCCATCTCCGGCATCAACGCCGAGGTCATGCCCGGCCAGTGGGAGTTCCAGGTCGGCCCGGTCTCCCCGCTGGAGGTCTCGGACCACCTGTGGGTCGCCCGCTGGCTGCTGTACCGCACCGCCGAGGACTTCAACGTCTCCGCGACCCTGGACCCGAAGCCGGTCAAGGGCGACTGGAACGGCGCGGGCGCGCACACCAACTTCTCCACCAAGGCCATGCGCGAGGGCTACGAGGCCATCATCACCGCGGCCGAGTCGCTCGGTGAGGGCTCGAAGCCGATGGACCACGTCAAGAACTACGGCGCGGGCATCGACGACCGCCTGACCGGTCTGCACGAGACCGCCCCGTGGAACGAGTACAGCTACGGCGTCTCCAACCGCGGCGCCTCGGTCCGCATCCCGTGGCAGGTCGAGCAGGACCAGAAGGGCTACATCGAGGACCGTCGCCCGAACGCCAACGTCGACCCGTACGTGGTCACGCGGCTGATCGTCGACACCTGCTGCACCGCGCTGGAGAAGGCCGGCCAGGTCTGATCCGTCACCGGCTCGGTACGAAGGGGCGTCCGCACACGGGCGCCCCTTCGGCGTGCCCGGCCGTCGCCACGGCCGGGCGGCGCCCGGGAGCACGCGTGAACGGCCGGGAACGGCGGCTACGGGAGGGGATGGTGAGGAACCTGACACAGTGGTCCGTATCGACGGGTGAGAGAACCCTGCTGCGCGGCCCGGATCTCTGCTTCAATGGGGACATGGCCAGCTTCCAGTACACCGCGTCGGGTCGCAGCGACCTCGAGCCGTTCTGGCCCTCTCGTCAGCATCATGACTTCGACCGGGTGTGTTGCCGCGCGTGGAACGCGCAGGCCCTCTAAAGCCGCCTCATCCCGGCCTTCGGCCCGCGCGCACGACGTACGTCCTCGACGACTCCTCGCGCGAAAGAGCTGACCCTCATGGCGAACACCAGTACCTTCTCCACCGCGTCCGCCGCCACCGCGGCGCCCGCGGTGTCCGCTGCGGCCACCACCACCGCCCGCAACACCCTGTCCCCCAACCGCCCCCGGCTGCGTGCCGTCGACCGTGACGAGGTCGCCGAACTCCCGGACGTGGCCGGCTTCCTGCCGCCGGGCGCCACCTGGCTGCCCGCGCCCCGGCACACGCTTCCGGCACTGCCGGGCAGGCCTCCGATGGTCGGCTACCTGGTGCTCGTGCCCGCCGACCAGCAGCCCGCGCTCGCCGGGGCCGTGGCGTCCGCCCAGCACCGGGAGTTCGTGCCGGCGCCGGAGGCCGACGCTCCGGCGGGCGGGCCCGTCCAGATCGACTCCACGCGGCGCACCGCCGCCGTGGACGGCGTCACCCTCGATCTCACGTACCTCGAATTCGAGCTGCTGGCGCACCTGGTGGCGCACCCGCACCGGGTGCACACCCGCGATCAGCTCGTGACGACGGTCTGGGGTTACGGGCACGTGGGCGACGGGCGCACCGTCGACGTCCACGTGGCCCGGCTGCGCCGCAAGCTGGGCGCCGAGCACCGCCGGTCGATCCAGACCGTGCGGCGCGTGGGCTACAAGTACGCGCCCTGATCACGCACCGTTCGCACAGCAGGCCCCGGGGCCCGTCCCGGGGCCTCCCGCCGTTCCGGGGGTGGTGCCAGGTACACCCCCCGTCGGGTGGCGGAACGGCTGACGGTGGTCCCCTCCCACAGGCGAGACTGGGCGTCGAACGGGAACCGACGTGGGCCCGGTGAGGGGAGAGACGATCATGCAATGGGCACAGTCCCGGGTACGGGCCGCGCTGCTGACCGGTGGGCGTGCGTTCGTCCTCTCGTTCGTGAGCATCGCGGGTTCGGCCGCCCTCCTCGTCCTGTCGCTCCTCTCGATCACCGTCATCCTGCTGGGTGTCGGGCTGGTCACCACGCCGCCGCTCATGGAGGCGGTGCGCAAGCACGCCGATCAGCGGCGGCGCCTCGCCGGGTCCTGGTCGGGCATCCGCATCCCAGTCCCCTACCGGCCGTTCCCGAAGGATCTGCGCACCGGCTTCACCGGACAGGTCGAGCGCACCACGCTCCTGCTGAAGGACCCCGCGACCTGGCGGGACCTGCGGTGGCTGCTGCTCGACATGACGGCGGGATACGTGCTGCTGGTCCTCACCTTCGCGCTGCTGGTCTACCCGCTGGAAGGGCTCGTCCTTGCGGCGGGGCTGTGGCGGGTGTTCGAGGACAGCACGTACTGGTACGGCTTCGTGCCGGTCAGCAGCCAGGCGACCGGTCTGGCAGCCGCGGCGCTCGGCGTCGCGATCTTCGTCGCGGCGATGTGGGCGAGCAGGCCCTTGCTGCGGCTGCACTTCGTGCTCGCCCGGTCGGCGCTGTCGCCCGCCCCGGGTGAACTCGCGCAGCGCATCGACCGGCTCACCGAGACGCGCCACGAGGCCGTGGACACCGCGGCGTCCGAACTGCGGCGCATCGAACGGGATCTGCACGACGGGGCGCAGGCCCGCCTGGTCGCCATGGGTATGAACCTCGGCACCATCGAGGCGCTCGTCGAGAAGGACCCGGCGCAGGCGAAGAAGCTGCTGGCGATGGCCCGCGCGTCCTCCGCGGAGGCCCTGACCGAGCTGCGCGACCTCGTGCGGGGCATCCATCCGCCGGTGCTCGCCGAACGCGGGCTCGGGGACGCGGTGAAGGCGCTGGCCCTGCGCATGCCGATCGCGTCCGAGGTGACCGTGGAGCTCACGGGCCGTGCCGAGGCACCGGTGGAGTCGGCTGCGTACTTCGCCGTCAGCGAGGCCCTGACCAACGTGGTGAAGCACGCGGACGCCGACCGCGTATGGGTGGACCTGCACCATGCCGAAGGCACGCTGCGCATCTCCGTCACGGACGACGGCAAGGGTGGTGCCCTGCTCGGAAACGGCTCGGGTCTGAGCGGAATCGAACGTCGACTGGGTACATTCGACGGCGTACTGGCCGTCAGCAGCCCTGCGGGCGGTCCCACCATGGTGACCATGGAGATCCCTTGCGCGTTGTCCTAGCCGAAGATCTCTTCCTGCTCCGCGACGGCCTCGTCCGGATGCTCGAAGCCTACGACTTCGAGATCGCGGCGGCTGTCGAGAGCGGGCCGGAACTGACCAGGGCGCTGGCGGAGTTGAAGCCGGACGTCGCCGTCGTCGACGTCCGGCTCCCGCCGTCCCACACGGACGAGGGCCTGCAGTGCGCGCTGGCCGCACGCCGCGACAGGCCGGGGCTGCCGGTGCTCGTCCTGTCGCAGCACGTGGAGCAGCTGTACGCCCGGGAGCTGCTGGCGGACGGCAACGGGGGCATCGGCTATCTGCTGAAGGACCGGGTGTTCGACGCCGACCAGTTCATCGACGCGGTGCGCCGGGTCGCCGCCGGCGGTACGGCGATGGATCCACAGGTCATCTCGCAGTTGCTGTCCCGGCGCTCGGCCGACGCGCCGATGGGCGGTCTGACGCCCCGGGAGCGTGAGGTCATGGAGCTGATGGCGCAGGGCCGTTCGAATGTGGCGATCGCCTCGCAGATGGTGGTCACGGAGCGGGCGGTGGCCAAGCACACCTCGAACATCTTCGGCAAGCTCGGCCTCCCCGTGTCCGACGACGACAACCGGCGCGTGCTCGCGGTCCTCGCCTACCTCGACCGGGGCTGACCGAGCGTTCCGCCGAGGCCCTCCAGCTTGTCGACACCGGCCGGCCGCATGACGGGCGCGCCTGTGGACGCCCTGCCGGTGTGACGCGCCGACGCGAATTCCCCGCCGGACTGAACGGGCACGGCTGCCGGTCCGTATGGGACGTCACGCTTCTGACTCGAAGCACCGGAGCGGAGGAGTTCCATGGGACGCACATCGCGCAAGAAACGTTCGACACCGGCCAACCGGGCCGTCGCCGCCGCGGCCGCGCTGATCCTGGGCGGAGGCGGGCTGGTCGCCGTCAACGTCTACGCGAGCGCCGGAGAGGGCGGGTCCGGTTCACGTCCGGAGCAGGCCCGGAACGCGGCCCGCCAGGTGTCCACCATCGACTGCCCGGACGCGGGGATCGCCCTTCCCGACGTTCCTGACCGGGCGCGGCCGGAGGTCGACCGTGAACTGGCCGTCATGGATACGCAGATCACCGACGCCTACCGGCAGTTCGCGGACCGCAAGGAGCGGATCGCACGGGACCCGGATCTCGCCGAGAACGCGGTGCTCGGTCCGTTGAGAGCCGAGCGGGCGGCCAGCCTCGACCGGATCGGGATCGCCGTCGAACGGGCCGCGGGCAGCCGCCCGCAGGGTCTGGACGGCCTCGCGGGGTGCGGCCTGCGCGCCGACGACGAGGGCGGCGGCGACACCGGCCAGGACGGCGGCCCCGGATCCGGCGGTGACAGCGGGGAGGGCGGCCAGGATCCCGGCGAGGGCGCGGACCAAGGGCAGGACGGCGGTCAGGGAGAAGGAGACCAGGAGGGCGGCCAGGGCGAGCAGGGCAACGGCCCCGAGGCGGCCGACTTCGTCGACATCGAATCCGTGCGGCCCGACGCCGACCGGCCCCGCAACCGGCGGGGCGCGTCCCGGGGTACGTTCACCACCGACTGCGGCCGTAACGAGAACGGGAAGTTCAACCCGGACAACGTCATCGCCGCCCCCGGGGTGAGCAACGGCGCCCACCACATGCACGACTACGTCGGCAACCAGGCAACGGACGCGTTCGCCGGTGACGACGACCTGGCAGGCGGAGAGACGACCTGCCGGAACCAGGGCGACAGGTCCACGTACTACTGGCCCGTGCTCCGGCTGCAGAACGGTCAGGACGAGAACGACGTGGACGCGGACGGCGGCGGCAGGGACCAGAACACCGGGGAGATCCAGACCCCGTCCCAGGTCACTCTGAAGTTCGTGGGCTCCCCCGTCGGCAAGGTCACGGCCATGCCGCGATTCCTGCGGATCATCACAGGGGACGCCAAGGCCTTCACCAACGGCGATGCCAACGCCCACGCCTCCTGGAGCTGCACCGGTTTCGAGGACCGGCAGCTCACGGACAAGTATCCGATCTGTCCCGAGGGCAGCCAGGTGGTGCGGTCCTTCGCCTTCCAGAGCTGCTGGGACGGGCAGAACACCGACAGCGCCAACCACCGCACCCACGTCGCGTTCGCCCAGGACGACGGCCGGTGCCCGGACGGATTCAGGGCCGTTCCGCAGCTGGTCCAGCGCATCGTCTACGACGTCCCGCCGGGCCCCGGCTTCGCGGTCGACTCCTTCCCGGAGCAGCTGCACAAGCCCGTCACCGACCACGGTGACTTCATCAACGTCTTCGACGACAAGCTGATGAAGAAGGTGGTGAGCTGCATCAACGGCGGACGCAAGTGCCGCTGACGCGCCGATCCCGGCACCGGCTCACGCCCCTCGTACCTGCGCGGTCAGCTCCCGTGGTGACCGGAGTGCCCTTCCTCGCTCCCCCCACCGCCACTGTTCCCCGAGTGGTGGCGCGAGGCGGTCTCCACCGTCCCCCCGAGCCGGCCGCGCAGCGCCATGACCACGTCGGCGTCACCGACCGCGACCCACTTCCGGCCGACCAGGTACGAGCCGCCGTAGTCGTTGGCCTCGTTGATCCACTCCCGCTGGCCACGGTCGGTGGCGAAGGTGGCCAGCACGTAACGACCGTCGTCCGTGGTGCATTTGGCCTGCCGGAGCTCCTCGGCGTCGGTCTGCACGTTCGGCTCGCACCGCGCCTTGGAGGCGAGCTGCTCCAGGGTCCCGCTCGCGGTGGGTGGTACGGCGGGCCTGTCGTCGCCGTCCGCTCCCCCGCTGCACGCGGTGATCAGGGCGAGCCCCGCGAGCACGGCCGCGGTGGTCCGGTGGGCCCGTCCTCGTCGCCACTCCAGCTGCTCCGCCATGCGGCCATCGTGCCCCGGTGTTCCCGGCTCGCGCGGGGAAACCGCACAACCCGCCCCGGAGCGCGCGCGCCGGAGTGACCATCGCACCATTCGCTCGTTCAGCTGAACATGCCCCCTCTGCGAGCAGTACCGCCCTCCGCCGGCCGCCCGTACGCGGAGCAGGCCGCCGGGGAGCGGGCCGAGACCGTGCCCGCCGAGCACTACGCCCGGCTGGCGCGCATCGCGTATCTCGTGCTGGCGCCCTCACTCGGCCGCAACCGCCGGGTGCTGTCGGCCCACTGGCTGACCCAGCGGGCTCTGGCCGGCGGGCGGGACGCCGGTCCGGGGCGCGTGTACGCGAACGTGCGGCTCCGACTGCTGCGTTCCGCCCTGGAGGCGGGGCCGCCGTTGTTCCGGTTCGCCGTGCCGCGGCGGGCGCAGTTCCCCCCGCTGCTGCCCCTGGTGTGGGGACTGCGGCTGTTCCCGCACTCCTGCGGCGCGGACGAGCTGGCTCTGGAGCAGGCCCTCGCCGAGGTGTCGGCGCCCTGCCGGGCCGCGCACGTGCTGCGAGGGCTCGAGGGGCTCGACGACGCCGAGGTGTGCCGGGTCCTCGACGCGGCGGGCGTCCCGGACCCGCGAGCGGCGCTCCTGGAGGCCGACGCGCTCACGGCGTCCCACTCCCTGCTGGCCTCACCCGAGTTCGACCCGTGCTCGCTGCAGGTCAGGCCGACCGACGCGGAGCGCCGCCGGCGGCGCGGGCGTACCCTCCTGGCCGGCGCGGGAGCGCTGCTGGTCTGCGGGACCCTGCTGCTGATGCCGGGGGACGGTCTGGGTGGCCCCCGTGCGGCCTCCGCGCCGCTCTACTCACGTAATCACACGGCTCAGCAGGCCCTGGATCCGGCCGCGTTGCTCCGGGTACCGGAGGGACTCTGGCGGGTCTCCACGCGCAGGGACTTCACCGTCTGGCCCACGCGCGGCGACCGGGCCAGGGACACCCGTCTGCTGCGGCGCGCCCTCGCCGCCTGGGCGCGGCCCGGCCCGGCGGTGGTCTCGTCCTCGACACCCGGAACGCCCGACGGCCCGCCGATGGGGCCTCCGCAGCTGCTGTACGCGGGCGAGGTCGGCGCGGCGGCCGTGGTGCTGTTCCACGACGGCCTGCGTGTCGTGCGCTACGCGGAGCCGCGCAACGCCGACCCGTCCGGGGGTGCCGCGCTGGACTTCGCCCGGGTGGACGGCGCGGACGTGGTGACGTCCGGAGCGCTGGTCGTGCAGCGCCGCTCCGGCCGGATCCGCTATCTGACGGCGCCCTGGACGGAACGGGCCGGGGCGCGGGACCTCCTCGCACCCCACGAGGCCGCGCGGCCGTTGCCCCGCGACCGTCACGGGGTGACGGATCCGCTGACGGAGCCGGATACGGAGGCCGGGGACCGGGCGGACTGCCGGTCCTGGCCGGCCCTGGAGCTGCGGGACGGCAGGGCGGTGCGCCTGATGACGGACCTCGGGGAGCTCACCCCCGTGCGCCTCACCTCCGGCCCGCCGGCCGGTCCGCACGACGTGTCGGGCAGGGCCGATCGGGAGAGCTGGGCGCGTACCGCCTGCCTGCTGCCGGCGGTACGGTCCAACGGCGTACGGTCGGTGAACTCCTGGCCGTACGCGAAGCAGCGGTTGCCGGAGGGCGGGGGGAACGCCCGGTGGTTCTGCACCAGGGCGGAGACCTGGCGGGGTACGGGCAGCAGGGTTCTGGCGCAGTTCCAGGCCCCGCCCGCGGTGTCGGGCGGGGCCGGGGCCCCCGGGGCGGTCGCTGCCCGTGCCGAGGACTCGCCCGACTGCGGGATACGCCGGCCCCGGGTGCTGGCGGGCGTGCTGTGGAGGTCGGGCGGCGGGCGGTGGTACGTACTGGCCGCGGGCTCACGGCAGTTCGCGTCCCTTTCCGCGACCGGGGGTGTCGAGGGCCGGACGAACGGGCGGCTGATGGTGCTGCCCGCCAGGGAGGGCGACCGGCCACGGCTCGACGGGATGCTGACGGACGGCAGCCGGGTGGGTTCCCTCCGCTGAACCCGGGTGGCCGGACACCCTGGAACGGGCAGGTGGGAGGGGTCCGCCCACCTCCGCCCGGTTAGGCTGTCCGCCATGACGACCGGGGTGCGGCGCAGGATGGGTGTCGGCGAGCGCAGGGCCCAGTTGATCGGCGTCGCACTGGAGTTGTTCAGTCACCGTTCGCCCGACGAGGTGTCGATCGACGAGATCGCGGCGGCGGCCGGCATCTCGCGCCCGCTCGTCTACCACTACTTCCCGGGGAAGCGCAGCCTCTACGAGGCGGCGCTGAAGCGGGCCGCCGACGAGCTGTCCTGCCGCTTCCTGGAGGCACACGAAGGGCCCCTCGGCGCGCGGCTGATCCGGGTGATGCACCGGTTCTTCGACTTCGTCGAGGAGCACGGTCCGGGCTTCGCCGCGCTGATCAGGGGCGGGCCGGCCGGTGGTTCGTCCGCGGCCAACGCCCTGGTCGACGGGGTACGGCAGGCGGCGTACGAGCAGATAGTCGCGCACCTGGGCGTCCCGTCGCCGCCCGCCAGGCTGGAGCTCGTGGTGCGGTCCTGGGTGTCGCTGGCCGAGTCGACGGCGCTGCTCTGGCTCGACGGGAAGCGCGTTCCGCGTGCCGAGCTGGAGTTGCAGCTGGTGCATGACTTCGCGGCGCTGGGGGCGGTGAGCGCCGCGTACGACCAGGAGGTTGCCGGTGTCATGCTGCGGGTCCTCGCGCAGGAGCCGGCGGACGGCCCGTTCGGCGAACTGCTCGCCAGGCTCGCGGTCCTGGCGCCCGCCGCACCGGCCCTCCCGCCGCGGCGGCTGCCTCAGTCCTTACGGTAGGACGCGTCCAGGTCCCGGACCTCGGTGGAGGCGTGGACGGTGAGGCCGTCGACGGGCTTCAGGTGCCCGGCGAGCAGCTCCAGAACGGCTTCCGTCAGCCGCGCCTTGATCTCGGGGGTCCGGCCGGGCAGCATCGCGATCGAGACGTTCACGATGGCGTCGCCCGTCGCCGCGTCACCGACGACGGAGTCCTCGGCCCGTCGGAACCGGGTCTTGCAGGCGGGGATCCTGGTGGACACCGTCTCGGCGACGAGCGGGTGCAGGGCCAGCGCGAAGCCGCGGCGGTCGAAGCTGTCGTCGAGCTCGGCCGAGTAGTCGACGGTGATCTGCGGCATCAAGTGCTCCTGGTTGCGGGAACGGGTACGTATACGTGTACGACGTGCATGCACGTGTACGTCTCAGCTTCGCGTGATCGGGCCGCCCGCACAAGGGAGGCCCGCCCGCACGAGGGAAGCCGCCGGCACCGGGAGCCCCGCGACACGCGGCCGGCCGGCCCCGGCTCCGGGCCCGAGGGGCACGGAGCCGGAGACCGGCCGGTGGGAGTGGTGCGTCAGCGCTGGGAGAACACGGCGACCGTGCGTCCCGGCACGATGAAGCCGCCCGACTTCCTTTCGTACGAGGACTTCTTGACCGTGGCGTCCGCGCCGCCCGCCTGGACGGGGTGCAGGGCGTACGCCTTCCCGGCCAGCTCGGGGATGTCCTGGCTCTGCGTACCCGGCGTGGCGTTCATGACGACGACCAGCCCGCCCAGGCGCATGGTGATCACGCCGGGCGTCTCCTTCGTGCCCGAGAGCGGGAAGGACAGGGTCTGCTGCACCTGCTCGGTGGTGGTGAGGGCGAACGCCTTCTCGGTGGTGCGGATGGTGAGCAGGTCCTGGTAGGCGGCGGACGCGCCGGTGATCTGCGCGCAGCCCGGAGTGATCTGCGGGGCGCCCAGCAGCGGCTTGGCGTACGTCCACTTGTCCTGGTTGTCGGCGGCCGGCGGGAGGCCCCGGCCGAAGCCGTTGCCCTTGCGGCAGTCCCAGTGCAGCGCGTTGAACCAGTCACCGCTGTCGTAGGAGTTGCGGTCGAGCGACTTGGAGCGCAGCAGGTCGGTGCCGGCCTGTGAGAGCGACGGTCCCTGCGAGAGTGCTGCGGTCGCCATCGCCAGGACCTGCATGCGGGCCCGGTCGGCCGCCGAGGTGGCGACGGGGAGCTTGAAGGCGAGGGTGTCGTAGAGGGTCTCGTTGTCGTGGGCGTCGGCGTAGGCCAGCGCGTCGCCGGGCTCCGCCGCGTATCCGGCGGGGGCACCGTTGTAGTCGACGGCCGAGCCCTTGACCGTACGGCCCTGGGTGTCGGTGAAGGTGTAGTCGGCGAGGCTGCCGGTGAGACCGACCTTGACGAGGTCCTGGTAGTGGAGCAGCCGGGCCTTCTGTTCGGCCTCGGTGCCGTTGGCGGCCGAGGTGTTGGGGTCGGTGTAGAGGCCGGAGGCGAAGCCCTGGACCCTGGGGTCCTCGTCGAAGGGGCTGCCGCCGCGCGCGGCGTCGCGGGCACGGTCGGAGAAGGTGGCGATGCCGGTGCCGGCCATGTTCTTCTGGGTGGCCTGGACGAAGCGGGCGTCGTCGGCGATCTCGCCGAAGTTCCAGCCCTCGCCGTACAGGATGATCTTCTTCCCGTCGACGCCGTCCTTCGCGAGGGTCAGCTCGTCGAGTGCCGCGCGGACGGCGAGGATGTTGTCCTTCGGGTGGTGGCCCATCAGGTCGAAGCGGAAGCCGTCGACCTTGTACTCCCTGGCCCAGGTGACGACCGAGTCGACGACGAGCTTGCCCATCATGGTGTTCTCGGGCGCGGTGTTGGCGCAGCAGGTCGAGGTGGCGACGGAACCGTCCTCCAGGAGCCGCTGGTAGTAGCCGGGCACGATCTTGTCGAGGACGGACTTGTCGTCCTGACCGGAGGCGACGGTGTGGTTGTAGACGACGTCCATGACGGTCCGCAGCCCGGCGCCGTTGAGCCCCTGGACCATCTGCCGGAACTCGACGGTGCGCTTCGTCCCGTCGGGGTCCGAGGCGTAGCTGCCCTCGGGCACCGTGTAGTGCAGCGGGTCGTAGCCCCAGTTGAAGGCGTCCTTCGCCGCGGCCTTCGCGACGCAGGCCTGCTGTTCCTCGGAGTCGGGCGCGTACACGGACAGGTCGCAGGCGGGCTTCTGCTGTGCGGACTTCTTCTCGGGGATCGTCCCGATGTCGAAGGCGGGCAGCAGGTGGACGTAGCTGGTGCCGGCGCCGGCGAGCTCCTTCAGGTGCTTCATCCCGTCGGAGCGGGTGTCGGTGAAGGCGAGGTACTCACCGGGGTGCTTCGAGGTCGTGTCCGTGATCGAGAAGTCGCGGACGTGCAGCTCCTGGATCTGCGCGTCGCGCATCGGGACCGCGGCGGGCTTCTTCAGGGCGGACCAGCCGCGCGGGGCCAGCTCCGGGTCGTCGAGGTCGACGACGAGGCTGCGGGCGGAGTCCGCTGTCAGCGCGGTGGAGTACGGGTCGGTGACCTTGTTGGTGACCATCTTCTGGACGGTGGGCGCCCAGACGTCGACGGAGTACCGGTACGGCTTGCCGTTCCAGCTCTTCTTGCCGGTGACGGACCAGACGCCGGTGCGGTCGTCGCGCCGCATCGGGACCTTCTTGCCGTCGAGTTCGAGCGAGACGGTACGGGCGGTGGGCGCCCAGAGGGAGAGTGTCGTGCCGCCCTCACGGAAGACGGGGCCGAGGGCGGAGCCGCTCGCGGCCTTGCCGTACAGCTCGTCCAGCACACCGGCGGTCTGTACGCCGGTGGCGGCGAGCAGGGCGCCGTTAGCGGCGCGCTGGGTCGCGATCAGCTGGCCGCGCAGGGACTCACGGACCCTGTCCCGGTCTCGGGTGTCGACCGTGAACGCCGGATAGTCCTTGAGGTGCGGGTACTTCGCCTTCTGTGCGTCGGTGAGCTCCGTGGCGCCGAGCCGGAGCCACTGACCCTCGTCGGAGAGCGCGCCGTCGACGACGGAGATGCCGCCGTTCTTCGCGTACACGAGCTGCTGGCTGGTGGCGTCGGTGGCCTTCACCTTCCAGACCACGGTGTTCTCGTCGATCCACTGGGCCTCGGCCTCGGCGAGGTCGGGTGTGGGCACCCCGCCGCTCTGCGGCAGCAGGTAGCCGGGCTTGCCGCCGAGCATCCAGACCTCGTGCCCGTACGAGGCGATGTCGAGGGACTGGTCGCTGGGGAGGTCCTTCTCGTCCCCCTTGTGGAGGATGTAGCTGAGCGAGGTGGCGCCCTCGGTGAGCGGGACCTCGAAGGTCACGCCGTAGGCGTCGGTCTTCACGGGCTCCAGCGGCTTGGCCCAGTCGGTCGGGGCGGCGGCGCCCGTCCAGGTGTGCAGGCCCCAGCCGTCGTAGTCGCCGTCGGCGCGGTGGTAGTGGAGGACGGCCTTGCCGGTGTCCTGCGGCGGGGCCTCGGGAGCCTCGGTGGCCTGGTCGTCCTTGCCCTGCTCGATCCAGACCTGGCCGGTCCTCGCGAGGTCGACGGTGCGCTCGGGACCGTCGGCGGTGCCGTTCTTCTCGACCGTGTACGGCACGGAGGAGGCGCCCTCGTCGAGGTCGATCCAGGCGAATGCTCCGTAGGCGTCCCGGCCGATGAAGTCGGCGCTCCTGTCGCCGGACTTCAGCTGCCAGCCCTCGTAGTCGCCGTCAGCGCGCTTGTAGTGGACGACGGCGTGGTCGCGTTCGACGGCGACGGGCTTCGGGGTGGGCGGTGCCTGGCCCGCTGTGGTGGAGGCCAGGGCGCTCGCGGTGCGTCCGGCGCGGTCGACGACCACGGCCTTGTAGCGCAGCGCGGTCCCGGCCTTCACCGACTCGTCCAGGTGCTGGGTGACCTTGTAGGGGGCGTGGTCGGCGGAGCCCAGGGTGACCCACTTGCCGTCGCCGGTCTGGGCGGCGAAGACGACGCGGTTCAGGTCTCCGCCGTCGACGTCCGCGCTGAGCTCGACGGTGCCGGTGGCCCCGGCGGCCGGGGCCTTCAGGGTGACCGACGGCTTCTCGGCGGGGGCGCCGAGCGGCTTGTCTGCGCGGAGGACGATGCTGGACAGCGCGGGCACCGTGACCTTGACGGTCTTGTCCGAACCGCTGCGGAGGGTTCCGGAACCGCCGTACAGCGTGCGGAAGTTCATGCGGGCCGATTCCGTGGCGACCTCGACCGTCCTCGCCTCGGTGGCGTTGTTGGTGGCGACGACGTATTCGTACGGGCGCTTGGTGTCCGTACGGGAGAAGGCGTGGACGGAGTCCTTCGCGTAGCGCTCGGTCTGGGTGCCGTCGCGCAGGGCCGGGTGCTCCCGGGTGAGCTTCGAGAGGGCCGCTATGGAGCGGTAGAGCGGGTGCTTCGTGTCGTACGCGTCGGTCGCGTGCGTACGGTCCGTGCCGATCTGGTCGTCGTCGAGGTAGTCGGCGGTCTTCGAGGCGAACAT includes:
- a CDS encoding TetR/AcrR family transcriptional regulator; the protein is MTTGVRRRMGVGERRAQLIGVALELFSHRSPDEVSIDEIAAAAGISRPLVYHYFPGKRSLYEAALKRAADELSCRFLEAHEGPLGARLIRVMHRFFDFVEEHGPGFAALIRGGPAGGSSAANALVDGVRQAAYEQIVAHLGVPSPPARLELVVRSWVSLAESTALLWLDGKRVPRAELELQLVHDFAALGAVSAAYDQEVAGVMLRVLAQEPADGPFGELLARLAVLAPAAPALPPRRLPQSLR
- a CDS encoding LuxR C-terminal-related transcriptional regulator; the encoded protein is MRVVLAEDLFLLRDGLVRMLEAYDFEIAAAVESGPELTRALAELKPDVAVVDVRLPPSHTDEGLQCALAARRDRPGLPVLVLSQHVEQLYARELLADGNGGIGYLLKDRVFDADQFIDAVRRVAAGGTAMDPQVISQLLSRRSADAPMGGLTPREREVMELMAQGRSNVAIASQMVVTERAVAKHTSNIFGKLGLPVSDDDNRRVLAVLAYLDRG
- a CDS encoding sensor histidine kinase — protein: MQWAQSRVRAALLTGGRAFVLSFVSIAGSAALLVLSLLSITVILLGVGLVTTPPLMEAVRKHADQRRRLAGSWSGIRIPVPYRPFPKDLRTGFTGQVERTTLLLKDPATWRDLRWLLLDMTAGYVLLVLTFALLVYPLEGLVLAAGLWRVFEDSTYWYGFVPVSSQATGLAAAALGVAIFVAAMWASRPLLRLHFVLARSALSPAPGELAQRIDRLTETRHEAVDTAASELRRIERDLHDGAQARLVAMGMNLGTIEALVEKDPAQAKKLLAMARASSAEALTELRDLVRGIHPPVLAERGLGDAVKALALRMPIASEVTVELTGRAEAPVESAAYFAVSEALTNVVKHADADRVWVDLHHAEGTLRISVTDDGKGGALLGNGSGLSGIERRLGTFDGVLAVSSPAGGPTMVTMEIPCALS
- a CDS encoding 5-carboxymethyl-2-hydroxymuconate Delta-isomerase, whose protein sequence is MPQITVDYSAELDDSFDRRGFALALHPLVAETVSTRIPACKTRFRRAEDSVVGDAATGDAIVNVSIAMLPGRTPEIKARLTEAVLELLAGHLKPVDGLTVHASTEVRDLDASYRKD
- the glnII gene encoding glutamine synthetase, yielding MTFKAEYIWIDGTEPTAKLRSKTKIMAGSPAQDVADLPIWGFDGSSTNQAEGHASDRVLKPVFTCPDPIRGGDDILVLCEVFNIDMTPHESNTRASLRPVSEQFAGQEPIFGIEQEYTFFDGHRPLGFPEGGFPAAQGGYYCGVGSDEIFGRDIVEKHLDNCLKAGLAISGINAEVMPGQWEFQVGPVSPLEVSDHLWVARWLLYRTAEDFNVSATLDPKPVKGDWNGAGAHTNFSTKAMREGYEAIITAAESLGEGSKPMDHVKNYGAGIDDRLTGLHETAPWNEYSYGVSNRGASVRIPWQVEQDQKGYIEDRRPNANVDPYVVTRLIVDTCCTALEKAGQV
- a CDS encoding winged helix-turn-helix domain-containing protein, with translation MANTSTFSTASAATAAPAVSAAATTTARNTLSPNRPRLRAVDRDEVAELPDVAGFLPPGATWLPAPRHTLPALPGRPPMVGYLVLVPADQQPALAGAVASAQHREFVPAPEADAPAGGPVQIDSTRRTAAVDGVTLDLTYLEFELLAHLVAHPHRVHTRDQLVTTVWGYGHVGDGRTVDVHVARLRRKLGAEHRRSIQTVRRVGYKYAP
- a CDS encoding DUF1996 domain-containing protein, with protein sequence MGRTSRKKRSTPANRAVAAAAALILGGGGLVAVNVYASAGEGGSGSRPEQARNAARQVSTIDCPDAGIALPDVPDRARPEVDRELAVMDTQITDAYRQFADRKERIARDPDLAENAVLGPLRAERAASLDRIGIAVERAAGSRPQGLDGLAGCGLRADDEGGGDTGQDGGPGSGGDSGEGGQDPGEGADQGQDGGQGEGDQEGGQGEQGNGPEAADFVDIESVRPDADRPRNRRGASRGTFTTDCGRNENGKFNPDNVIAAPGVSNGAHHMHDYVGNQATDAFAGDDDLAGGETTCRNQGDRSTYYWPVLRLQNGQDENDVDADGGGRDQNTGEIQTPSQVTLKFVGSPVGKVTAMPRFLRIITGDAKAFTNGDANAHASWSCTGFEDRQLTDKYPICPEGSQVVRSFAFQSCWDGQNTDSANHRTHVAFAQDDGRCPDGFRAVPQLVQRIVYDVPPGPGFAVDSFPEQLHKPVTDHGDFINVFDDKLMKKVVSCINGGRKCR